The following are encoded together in the Halomonas halophila genome:
- the rodA gene encoding rod shape-determining protein RodA: MAMVDVLLRRPHPVKPTASGMSRKRSLWERIHLDPWLLGLLLALMSAGLVVLYSAGGQSMHIVIAQAIRFGVALAGMVIIAQFSPATLLRWALPAYLVGMLMLLAVEIMGDMGMGAQRWLEIPGVVRFQPSEMMKLAVPMMVAAWLSRRELPPRWQDLLVCALLIGAPVLLIARQPDLGTSLLVAMAAVFVILLAGLSWRIIGVLAALAAAALPLLWMNMHDYQRQRVLTFLSPESDPLGAGWNIIQSTTAIGSGGVWGKGWLQGTQSQLEFLPESHTDFIVAVLGEEFGMIGMLAFLVLYLLIVCRGLWLAGAAQESFGRLLAGSIILTFFIYVFVNIGMVSGILPVVGVPLPLVSYGGTSSVTLLAGFGILMAIHSHRRLLPR, encoded by the coding sequence ATGGCCATGGTCGACGTGCTGCTGCGTCGCCCGCACCCGGTGAAACCCACCGCCAGCGGGATGTCTCGCAAGCGCAGCCTCTGGGAGCGCATTCACCTCGACCCCTGGCTGCTCGGCCTGCTGCTGGCGCTGATGTCGGCCGGCCTGGTGGTGCTCTACAGCGCCGGCGGGCAGAGCATGCATATCGTCATCGCCCAGGCGATTCGCTTCGGGGTCGCCCTGGCGGGCATGGTGATCATCGCCCAGTTCTCGCCGGCCACCCTGCTGCGCTGGGCGCTGCCGGCCTATCTGGTGGGCATGCTGATGCTGCTGGCGGTGGAGATCATGGGCGACATGGGCATGGGCGCCCAGCGCTGGCTGGAGATCCCCGGGGTGGTGCGCTTCCAGCCTTCCGAGATGATGAAGCTGGCGGTGCCGATGATGGTGGCGGCCTGGCTGAGTCGTCGCGAGCTGCCGCCGCGCTGGCAGGACCTGCTGGTCTGTGCGCTGCTGATCGGCGCGCCGGTGCTGCTGATCGCCCGTCAGCCCGACCTCGGTACCTCGCTGCTGGTGGCCATGGCGGCGGTTTTCGTGATCCTGCTGGCCGGGCTGTCGTGGCGCATCATCGGGGTGCTCGCCGCGCTGGCCGCCGCCGCGCTGCCGCTGCTGTGGATGAACATGCACGACTATCAGCGCCAGCGGGTGCTGACCTTCCTGTCCCCCGAGAGCGACCCGCTCGGCGCCGGCTGGAACATCATTCAGTCGACCACCGCCATCGGCAGTGGCGGGGTCTGGGGCAAGGGCTGGCTGCAGGGGACTCAGTCGCAGCTGGAGTTCCTGCCCGAGAGCCACACCGACTTCATCGTCGCGGTGCTCGGCGAGGAGTTCGGCATGATCGGCATGCTGGCCTTCCTGGTGCTGTATCTGCTGATCGTGTGCCGTGGGCTGTGGCTCGCGGGGGCGGCACAGGAGTCCTTCGGGCGTCTGCTGGCCGGCAGCATCATCCTGACCTTCTTCATCTATGTCTTCGTCAATATCGGCATGGTCAGCGGCATCCTGCCGGTGGTCGGCGTGCCGCTGCCGCTGGTCAGCTACGGGGGGACCTCCAGCGTGACCTTGCTGGCCGGTTTCGGTATTCTCATGGCCATTCACTCGCACCGCCGCCTGCTGCCGCGCTAG
- the mltB gene encoding lytic murein transglycosylase B encodes MTVTMSRHGRRWLGLALGGLLAGLSAGVSAADFDPQQGKVRALVDEVAERGIDRDWVERAMGRAEFRQEVLDAMSGAAEHRMVWHDYRDIFLGEERIQQGVAFIDAHREAFERAEAEYGVPPEMIAAILGVETRYGRITGDHRVLDSLSTLAFNHPRRGDFFRGELAAFLEITYRQEVDPASIEGSYAGAMGYPQFIPTSYRAYAVDFDGDGHRNLWTNPVDAIGSIANYFAEHRWQPGAPIYHEAEGPSARPDGITFNAARPPSVSVGELAAAGIESEAALAADTQVVPLALEMEDGSLRYRFGRDNFYVITRYNHSYLYAMAATELAEAIAEAEGRQADWFTATAADPEERP; translated from the coding sequence ATGACGGTGACGATGTCGCGACACGGACGCCGCTGGTTGGGCCTGGCCCTCGGCGGCCTGCTGGCGGGCTTGTCCGCCGGCGTTTCGGCGGCGGATTTCGATCCGCAGCAGGGCAAGGTCCGGGCACTGGTGGATGAAGTGGCCGAGCGCGGCATCGACCGCGACTGGGTCGAGCGGGCCATGGGCCGCGCCGAGTTCCGCCAGGAAGTGCTCGACGCCATGTCCGGCGCCGCCGAGCATCGCATGGTGTGGCACGACTATCGCGATATCTTCCTCGGCGAGGAGCGCATCCAGCAGGGCGTGGCCTTCATCGACGCCCATCGCGAAGCCTTCGAACGCGCCGAGGCCGAGTACGGCGTGCCGCCGGAGATGATCGCCGCAATCCTTGGCGTCGAGACCCGATACGGCCGGATCACCGGCGATCATCGGGTGCTCGACTCGCTGTCGACCCTGGCCTTCAACCACCCGCGGCGAGGCGACTTCTTCCGCGGCGAGCTCGCTGCCTTCCTCGAGATCACCTATCGCCAGGAGGTCGATCCGGCCAGTATCGAGGGCTCCTATGCCGGCGCCATGGGCTACCCGCAGTTCATCCCCACCAGCTATCGCGCCTATGCGGTGGACTTCGACGGCGACGGCCATCGCAACCTCTGGACCAATCCCGTGGATGCCATCGGCAGCATCGCCAACTACTTCGCCGAGCACCGCTGGCAGCCGGGGGCGCCGATCTACCACGAGGCCGAGGGACCGAGCGCGCGCCCCGATGGCATCACCTTCAACGCCGCACGGCCGCCGAGCGTGAGCGTTGGCGAGCTGGCCGCGGCGGGCATCGAGAGCGAGGCGGCGCTGGCCGCCGACACCCAGGTGGTGCCGCTGGCGCTGGAGATGGAAGACGGCAGCCTGCGCTACCGTTTCGGTCGCGACAATTTCTACGTCATCACTCGCTATAACCACAGCTATCTCTATGCCATGGCGGCCACCGAGCTGGCCGAGGCCATCGCCGAGGCGGAAGGGCGCCAGGCCGACTGGTTCACCGCGACCGCCGCCGACCCGGAGGAACGCCCATGA
- a CDS encoding septal ring lytic transglycosylase RlpA family protein, translated as MKAWWMPLLATLVLTGCAGGGGTAPAPSGQASVDDGAADDGGRYAMSSDAYPEEPPDVSQVPDAVPRVEPRSRAGNRSTYEVWGKTYHVLDDATGYERRGTASWYGEKFQGYATSNGEIYDMYKMSAAHRSLPLPSFARVTNLDNGRSVIVRVNDRGPFHSEREIDLSYAAAARLDILDHGTGRVRVEAIDPVAWQAEHGGGADDARAVASVEASVPTEPVDAAPARAPASEDAVYLQVAALGSAEGARELKVRLQDALSKPVRVASEAGLHRVQVGPLAGRTQIDPVRGELRRAGFDEAFVVDTRAD; from the coding sequence ATGAAGGCCTGGTGGATGCCGCTGCTGGCCACGCTGGTGTTGACCGGCTGTGCCGGTGGCGGCGGTACCGCGCCGGCGCCGTCCGGGCAGGCGAGCGTCGACGACGGCGCCGCCGACGACGGTGGGCGCTACGCCATGAGCAGCGACGCCTATCCCGAGGAGCCGCCCGACGTCAGCCAGGTGCCGGATGCGGTGCCGCGCGTCGAGCCACGCTCCCGGGCCGGCAATCGTTCGACCTACGAGGTGTGGGGCAAGACCTATCACGTGCTGGACGACGCCACCGGCTATGAGCGCCGAGGCACCGCGTCCTGGTACGGCGAGAAGTTCCAGGGCTATGCCACGTCCAACGGCGAGATCTACGACATGTACAAGATGAGCGCCGCTCATCGCTCGCTGCCGCTGCCGAGCTTCGCGAGGGTCACCAACCTCGACAACGGCCGCTCGGTGATCGTGCGCGTCAACGATCGTGGTCCCTTCCACAGCGAGCGCGAGATCGATCTCTCCTATGCCGCGGCGGCGCGCCTCGACATCCTCGATCACGGTACCGGCCGCGTGCGGGTCGAGGCGATCGACCCCGTGGCCTGGCAGGCCGAGCACGGGGGCGGTGCCGATGATGCTCGGGCCGTGGCGTCCGTCGAGGCCTCGGTGCCGACCGAGCCCGTCGACGCGGCCCCGGCCCGCGCCCCGGCGTCTGAGGACGCCGTCTATCTGCAGGTCGCGGCGCTGGGCTCTGCCGAGGGCGCTCGCGAGCTCAAGGTCCGGCTGCAGGATGCGCTGTCAAAGCCGGTGCGGGTGGCCTCCGAGGCCGGCCTGCATCGCGTTCAGGTCGGCCCGCTGGCCGGCCGAACCCAGATCGACCCGGTGCGCGGCGAGTTGCGCCGGGCCGGTTTCGACGAGGCCTTTGTCGTCGATACCAGGGCCGACTGA
- a CDS encoding D-alanyl-D-alanine carboxypeptidase family protein, translated as MLRRLLPILLICLSLVSSPLLAQMPQPDTAAIPRSVIPSPPRLAASSWILMDADSGRVLAQHNPDERLPPASLTKLMTAYLVERELESDNISPDDMVPISEKAWRTGGSKMFVEVGDRVPVSELLHGIVIVSGNDASVAMAEYLAGGTEPFADLMNQHAVQLGMTNTHYENPTGLPHDNHYSSARDLSILAQHIINDYPDHYRMYEQKHFTYGGIEQPNRNLLLWRDASVDGLKTGWTEAAGYCLVASAERDDMRLISVVMGTDSKEARAQESQKLLSYGFRYYETLKLYDQGAVLNTPRVWGGDRNELKVGVDEDVHMTVPRNRDQELTAKLDIRSDITAPIAAGEQVGTMEVRLGDEVVGQRPLLALEPVEEGGFFKRLFDKVQRFFINLVGGLFD; from the coding sequence ATGCTACGTCGGCTGCTGCCGATTCTGTTGATCTGCCTGTCGCTGGTGTCCTCGCCGCTGCTGGCGCAGATGCCTCAGCCCGATACCGCCGCGATCCCGCGGTCGGTGATTCCGTCGCCGCCGCGGCTGGCGGCCAGCTCCTGGATCCTCATGGACGCCGACAGCGGTCGCGTGCTGGCGCAGCACAATCCCGACGAGCGCCTGCCGCCGGCCAGCCTGACCAAGCTGATGACCGCCTACCTGGTCGAGCGCGAACTCGAGAGCGACAACATCTCGCCGGACGACATGGTGCCGATCAGCGAGAAGGCCTGGCGCACCGGGGGCTCGAAGATGTTCGTCGAGGTCGGCGATCGGGTGCCTGTCAGCGAGCTTCTGCACGGCATCGTCATCGTCTCCGGCAACGACGCCAGCGTGGCCATGGCCGAGTACCTGGCCGGCGGTACCGAGCCCTTCGCCGATCTCATGAACCAGCACGCCGTGCAGCTGGGGATGACCAACACTCACTACGAGAATCCCACCGGGCTGCCCCACGACAACCACTATTCCTCGGCCCGTGACCTGTCGATCCTGGCTCAGCACATCATCAACGACTATCCGGACCACTACCGGATGTACGAGCAGAAGCACTTTACCTACGGCGGGATCGAGCAGCCGAACCGCAACCTGCTGCTGTGGCGGGATGCCAGCGTCGACGGCCTGAAAACCGGCTGGACCGAGGCCGCGGGCTACTGCCTGGTAGCGTCCGCCGAGCGCGACGACATGCGCCTGATCTCGGTGGTGATGGGCACCGACTCCAAAGAGGCGCGGGCCCAGGAGTCCCAGAAGCTGCTCAGCTACGGTTTCCGCTACTACGAGACGCTCAAGCTCTATGATCAGGGAGCCGTGCTCAACACCCCGCGGGTGTGGGGTGGCGATCGCAACGAGCTCAAGGTCGGCGTGGACGAGGACGTGCACATGACCGTGCCCCGCAATCGCGACCAGGAGCTGACTGCCAAGCTGGATATTCGCTCCGACATCACCGCGCCGATCGCCGCCGGCGAGCAGGTGGGCACCATGGAAGTGCGCCTCGGCGACGAGGTGGTGGGGCAGCGCCCGCTGCTGGCCCTGGAGCCGGTCGAGGAGGGTGGCTTCTTCAAGCGCCTGTTCGACAAGGTGCAGCGCTTCTTCATCAACCTGGTGGGCGGCTTATTCGACTGA
- a CDS encoding HP0495 family protein: protein MSNKTLRDLRQPSTTASGGGEPPRIEFPCDYPVKVVGDAAEDFTAVVCQVVTRHDPEFDANAIQVVPSRNGRFVSVRITLRATGEAQLQALFAELKACERVHMVL from the coding sequence ATGAGCAACAAGACCCTGCGCGACCTGCGCCAGCCCAGCACCACCGCTTCCGGCGGTGGTGAACCCCCCAGGATCGAATTCCCCTGCGACTACCCGGTCAAGGTCGTGGGCGACGCCGCCGAGGACTTCACCGCGGTGGTGTGCCAGGTGGTGACCCGCCACGATCCCGAATTCGATGCCAACGCCATCCAGGTCGTGCCGAGCCGCAACGGGCGTTTCGTCTCGGTGCGCATCACCCTGCGCGCCACCGGCGAGGCTCAGCTCCAGGCCCTGTTCGCCGAGCTCAAGGCCTGTGAGCGCGTGCACATGGTGCTCTGA
- the lipB gene encoding lipoyl(octanoyl) transferase LipB, which yields MVSLTLHRLGRQPYEPVWRAMSELTDTRDAETPDQMWLVEHDPVFTQGRAGKPEHLLMPGDIPVVQTDRGGQVTYHGPGQVVLYPLLDVRRAGIGVRELVSALENAAVALLAGYGIEAHARPDAPGVYVGEAKIASLGLRIRRGASFHGIALNVDGDLSPFGRINPCGYAGLAMTRVADLVDDAPSVADVGEALAACLARELDRELVPVEE from the coding sequence ATGGTGTCTCTGACGCTGCATCGCCTCGGCCGGCAACCCTACGAGCCGGTATGGCGGGCGATGAGCGAGCTGACCGATACCCGCGACGCCGAGACACCGGACCAGATGTGGCTGGTCGAGCACGACCCGGTGTTCACCCAGGGGCGTGCCGGCAAGCCCGAGCATCTGCTGATGCCCGGCGATATCCCGGTGGTGCAGACCGATCGCGGCGGCCAGGTCACCTATCATGGCCCCGGCCAGGTGGTGCTCTATCCGCTGCTGGACGTGCGACGCGCCGGCATCGGCGTGCGCGAGCTGGTCAGCGCGCTGGAGAATGCCGCCGTCGCGCTGCTGGCCGGGTACGGCATCGAGGCCCATGCCCGTCCGGACGCCCCCGGTGTCTACGTGGGCGAGGCCAAGATCGCCTCGCTGGGCCTGCGAATCCGGCGTGGGGCGAGCTTCCACGGCATCGCCCTGAACGTCGACGGCGATCTGTCGCCCTTCGGTCGCATCAATCCCTGCGGCTACGCCGGCCTGGCGATGACCCGGGTGGCCGATCTGGTGGATGACGCGCCGTCGGTGGCGGATGTCGGCGAAGCGCTCGCCGCCTGTCTGGCCCGTGAGCTGGATCGAGAGCTGGTGCCGGTGGAAGAGTAG
- the lipA gene encoding lipoyl synthase — MSDNTSKSVSSGEKYRNEHGATAIKDGMKARQQAEESPELGRKPKWLRAQIPGGERFDAVKKNVAEHRLSTVCAESHCPNMGECWSNGTATIMLMGSVCTRACRFCAVDTGNPKGWLDTEEPENTAKSVELMGLRYIVLTSVDRDDLPDGGAGHYADCIRAIKARTPEVAVEALTPDFDGAPSAIEKVVDAGLEVFAQNVETVERLTHRVRDPRAGYRKTLEVLAHAKRHRPDVITKTSLMVGLGETEEEIMQTFDDLREIGVDIVTLGQYLRPTRNHLPVERWVTPEEFEHYRQKGLEKGFMEVPSGPLVRSSYRADRVFENNNLGLELASPAEVPGQQADPNIIPARNVS; from the coding sequence ATGAGCGACAACACCAGCAAGTCAGTGTCCAGCGGCGAGAAATACCGCAACGAACACGGCGCCACGGCCATCAAGGATGGCATGAAGGCGCGCCAGCAGGCCGAAGAGAGCCCCGAACTGGGCCGCAAGCCCAAGTGGCTGCGGGCCCAGATCCCCGGCGGCGAGCGCTTCGACGCCGTGAAGAAGAACGTGGCCGAGCATCGGCTGAGCACGGTCTGCGCCGAGTCCCACTGCCCCAACATGGGCGAGTGCTGGAGCAACGGCACCGCCACCATCATGCTGATGGGCTCGGTGTGCACCCGGGCCTGCCGCTTCTGTGCCGTCGACACCGGCAACCCCAAGGGCTGGCTGGACACCGAGGAACCCGAGAACACCGCCAAGTCGGTGGAGCTGATGGGCCTGCGCTACATCGTGCTCACCTCGGTGGACCGCGACGACCTGCCCGATGGCGGCGCCGGCCACTATGCCGACTGCATCCGCGCCATCAAGGCCCGCACCCCCGAGGTCGCAGTGGAGGCCCTGACGCCGGACTTCGACGGCGCGCCCAGCGCCATCGAGAAGGTGGTGGACGCCGGCCTCGAGGTGTTCGCCCAGAACGTCGAGACCGTGGAACGCCTGACCCACCGCGTGCGCGACCCCCGCGCCGGCTACCGCAAGACCCTCGAGGTGCTGGCCCACGCCAAGCGCCATCGCCCGGACGTGATCACCAAGACCAGCCTGATGGTCGGCCTCGGCGAGACCGAGGAAGAGATCATGCAGACCTTCGACGACCTGCGCGAGATCGGCGTCGACATCGTCACCCTCGGCCAGTACCTGCGTCCGACCCGCAACCACCTGCCGGTGGAGCGCTGGGTCACCCCCGAGGAGTTCGAGCACTATCGCCAGAAGGGCCTCGAGAAGGGCTTCATGGAAGTGCCGTCCGGCCCGCTGGTGCGCTCCAGCTACCGCGCCGACCGGGTGTTCGAGAACAACAACCTGGGCCTGGAGCTCGCCTCCCCCGCCGAGGTGCCGGGCCAGCAGGCCGATCCGAACATCATCCCCGCCCGTAACGTCAGCTGA
- a CDS encoding LysR family transcriptional regulator: protein MTTPKLLNRLTFRQLQVFRAVYERQSYSRAAETLGLTQPAVSAQVRQLEQALGHPLFKYAGRTLHALPAADALAASTQAIFGQISRLQMSLSDLEGTITGELNLAAVSTAQYVVPHLLARFRAHYPNVQIRLRVCNRSQALERLAERRDDLVIMARVPDDDALEFMPILDNEMIPVVWPGHPLLDARQPTLEDLARHYLLMREPGSGVRGALEELAADQDVRLNHAIEMGTNEAVKQGVMSQLGVAVLPRLAVRLELEAGLLATLDLPGFPLRHSWCTVYHRERFPTPVTELFLRFVRRHLDEWQHHFDAGPAPLPSHGVACLPSALS from the coding sequence ATGACCACGCCCAAGCTGCTCAACCGCCTGACCTTCCGCCAGCTCCAGGTATTCCGCGCCGTCTACGAACGCCAGTCCTACTCCCGGGCGGCCGAGACCCTGGGCCTGACCCAGCCGGCGGTCAGCGCCCAGGTGCGCCAGCTCGAGCAGGCCCTCGGCCATCCACTGTTCAAGTATGCCGGCCGCACCCTGCACGCCCTGCCCGCCGCCGATGCCCTGGCCGCCTCGACCCAGGCCATCTTCGGCCAGATCTCGCGGCTGCAGATGAGCCTCTCCGATCTGGAGGGCACCATCACCGGCGAACTCAACCTGGCGGCGGTCTCCACCGCCCAGTACGTGGTGCCCCACCTGCTGGCGCGCTTTCGCGCCCACTATCCCAACGTCCAGATCCGCCTGCGGGTGTGCAACCGCAGCCAGGCCCTGGAGCGACTGGCCGAGCGCCGCGACGACCTGGTGATCATGGCCCGGGTGCCGGACGACGACGCCCTGGAGTTCATGCCGATCCTCGACAACGAGATGATCCCGGTGGTGTGGCCGGGCCATCCGCTGCTCGACGCACGGCAACCGACGCTCGAGGACCTCGCACGCCACTACCTCTTGATGCGCGAACCCGGCTCCGGCGTGCGCGGCGCCCTGGAGGAGCTCGCCGCCGACCAGGACGTGCGCCTCAACCACGCCATCGAGATGGGCACCAACGAGGCGGTCAAGCAGGGCGTGATGTCCCAGCTCGGGGTGGCCGTGCTGCCACGCCTGGCGGTGCGCCTGGAACTCGAGGCCGGGCTGCTGGCGACCCTCGACCTGCCCGGCTTCCCGCTGCGACATTCCTGGTGCACCGTCTACCACCGGGAGCGCTTCCCCACGCCGGTCACCGAGCTGTTCCTGCGCTTCGTGCGGCGTCATCTGGACGAATGGCAGCACCATTTCGACGCCGGTCCCGCGCCCCTGCCCAGCCACGGCGTGGCCTGCCTGCCCAGTGCCCTCTCCTGA
- a CDS encoding acetyl-CoA carboxylase biotin carboxylase subunit family protein, translating to MISSHPLPRRPLIVGDGVAALRLRQAARELGITTYSAEGEPEGLVARARELGCDALHPGETPPSYQWRMATACREAGLRFLGQSKTLLAAMTDEGTMRRLMQEAGLPLAPVEATGPQVRVSLLADGAGRVVHLAPRQTLPDGSSLAPLAWLTPERSAYLGRLAGQGVAALGATGLVEARFRVVDNAVGFDALAPGPNGEEALDESLFGLDPLLTQWRLWSGERLGERQSGLRARGHARLWRLTLPEGARLDGGPGVRLDSAGPGHASRLVVWGRRPGDLHGRTRRALSALLGEDEARKRLADD from the coding sequence ATGATCTCTTCGCACCCCCTTCCTCGCCGGCCGCTGATCGTGGGCGATGGCGTCGCGGCCCTGCGGCTGCGTCAGGCCGCCCGGGAGCTGGGCATCACGACCTACAGCGCCGAGGGTGAGCCCGAGGGGCTGGTGGCCAGGGCGCGAGAGCTCGGCTGTGATGCCCTGCATCCCGGCGAAACGCCGCCCTCGTATCAATGGCGGATGGCCACCGCCTGCCGCGAGGCCGGACTGCGCTTTCTCGGGCAGAGCAAGACGCTGCTCGCCGCCATGACCGACGAGGGGACCATGCGACGCCTGATGCAGGAGGCCGGATTGCCGCTGGCCCCGGTCGAGGCCACGGGGCCCCAGGTGCGCGTCTCGCTGCTGGCCGACGGCGCGGGCCGGGTGGTGCATCTGGCGCCGCGTCAGACGCTGCCGGACGGTTCGTCGCTGGCGCCGCTGGCCTGGCTGACGCCCGAGCGAAGCGCCTACCTCGGCCGGCTGGCCGGGCAGGGCGTGGCGGCGCTCGGGGCGACGGGGCTGGTCGAGGCGAGGTTTCGCGTGGTCGACAATGCGGTGGGCTTCGATGCCCTGGCGCCCGGGCCGAACGGTGAGGAAGCCCTCGACGAGTCGCTGTTCGGCCTCGACCCGCTGCTGACCCAGTGGCGCCTTTGGAGTGGCGAGCGGCTGGGCGAGCGCCAGAGTGGCCTGCGCGCCCGGGGGCATGCCCGGCTGTGGCGTCTGACCCTGCCCGAGGGCGCGCGTCTCGACGGCGGCCCCGGCGTTCGTCTGGACAGCGCCGGTCCCGGTCATGCCTCGCGGCTGGTGGTCTGGGGGCGGCGCCCCGGGGATCTTCACGGGCGGACGCGGCGGGCGCTGTCGGCCCTGCTGGGAGAGGACGAGGCGCGGAAGCGCCTGGCCGATGACTGA